DNA sequence from the Ctenopharyngodon idella isolate HZGC_01 chromosome 14, HZGC01, whole genome shotgun sequence genome:
gggcatcaaAAAGCATTGATTGTCAGTGAGgcctggctatggaggcctcattgagccatcagatttcatcaaaaatatcttaatttgtgttccgaagatgaaagaaggtcttacgggtgtggaatgacatgagggggagtaattaatgacagaattttcatttttgggtgaacaaacacttttaaaaaaatgctgggttaaaaacaacccaagttgggttgaaaatgcacaaacccagtggttgggttaaatgtttgcccaaaatgctgggtagttttatttaactcaaatattgttaaaaaattactatatggctggctcaaaattaacccaaaataggtttgAAACTAAAAATCTGACACATAATTACtggaggcaacaataataatcaaaaggcgaacatttattaacaagcaaactatacactaaaaaaaaaaatgctgggttaaaaacaacccgagttgggttgaaaatggacaaacccagcaattgggttgttttaacccagtggttgggttaaatgtttacccaacctgctgggtagttttatttaactcaactattgtttaaaatttactgtattgcttgcttaaaatgaacccaaagtacagtatgttggaaattaacatttatcaatgtttaataaatgaacatttattaatacgcttaatgaataataattaaacaataaacatttattaaattgcttattaataaatgttcaccttttgattattattgttgcatctagtaattatgtgactgaaatttaatttccaacctattttgggttcattttaatccagccatatagtcatttttaaacaatagttgagttaaataaaactgcccagcaggttgggcaaacatttaacccaactgctgggttaaaacaacccaatcgccggctttgtccattttcaacccaacttgggttctttttaacccagtattttttagagtgcagtaAGCCAACTGGAACCAAGTTTGTGCGGATCTGTCCGTGGTCCTGAAACATGTGTACACTGAGGTCCCCTAAAACTCACCAAagatacactctaaaaaatgctgggttaaaaacaacccataaacaacaatgtttattgtttaattattattaattaaacttattaataaatgttcatttatgaaacatgttaataaatgttaatttccaacacacttcgggttcattttaagcaagcgatacagtaatttttaaacaatagttgggctaaataaaactacttgttttaacccagcagttgggttaaatgtttgccaacctgctgggttaaaacaacccaatcgctgggtttgtccattttcaacccaacttgggttgttttaacccagcatttttcagATCTCTAGGAAGCCATGTGGGATTTGAGCTCAACCACTTTAACTAAAACACATATCGCAGCCTAAGCATTCCATGTTCTTATCGAGCACAATAATTGCATGAGCATATTTGTAATTGTGGAGAAGCAGGGTGCAATGCTTGTATCTTTCCAGCTGTCATTTTCCTTTAAGATGATGTAAGGCTCATCTCCCTAAGAATGGTCTCCCTCCCCCGTCCAAAGCCTCTCTCAGCACGCTGCATTCATTCGCACTACGCTGCTGATGCTCTGGAGAGTAAGGATGCTCAAACTTCCCAACGCACCATCCTTTTCAACTCGAGAAATGCTGGGTGGGTGCCAGATACATGTAGACTAACTGTTCTGAACGGACAGGATTTCATGACAGAGAAAGAAGTTGAAGCTGTCTTGGCTGGtgcagtttttcattttttataagCAGAACTTATTTTTGGATTTTCAGCTGGAGGTTACATGAGCTGCACAATTGGTTCCCATGGGTGAGAGCTCTTCTATTTCTACGTTATTATAAATAACAGGAGATATGTGTTCAGATATATCATCTGGCAATAGACGCCCAGTTGCATTTGTAGAAGAAGCctcattttgatacatttatacttttataaacaCACTCTGCAGGTCTCAGAGATGTTAACATAATGGACTGTGAAGGTCTGTTAAAGAGTGTGCAGGTTATGTTCCTCTTGACTTTTTGCTCAGGCAAACACAAATCAAAAACTTTTGCGTCTtcgctttttcattttttgaagtgTGCAACGCCAAAATGGCACTGACTGAAAATTGCAGGACTTATCAAACGCCCAAGGACAGTGGATGTGCTCAGAGTTGCTCTTCAGATGTGGTGGAGCTCAATGTAGGTGGACAGGTGTACTACACACGCCATGCCACCCTCACCAGCGTGCCAAACTCACTGCTGGGTAAATTATTCTCCACTAAAAAGGACATTTCCAATGCCCTCGCGCAGGACATCAAGGGACGCTACTTCATTGACAGGGACGGATTTCTGTTTCGATATGTGTTGGACTATCTCCGCGATAAGAACGTAGTCCTGCCGGATTATTTCCCGGAGAAAGGGAGGCTGAAACGGGAGGCTGAGTTCTTCCAGCTGCCCGAGCTCGTCAAAATCCTCACACCAGATGATTATACTCACAGTGATTTTGACGAAGCGTCCCAGGGAAGCGATCAGAGGTTGTTTCCCGCGTCTTACCTGGACGCGCGCGATCGGCGCTACGGCTTCCTCACGGTGGGATACAAGAGCTCGTGCGCGTTCGGAAGGGACGCTGATCCAAAACCTCGAGGAATACCCAAAATCTTTATTTGCGGAAGGGTCGGTCTGGCTAAAGAAGTTTTCGGGGACACGCTGAACGACAGCCGGGATCCTGACCGGCCACCTGAGCGATACACTTCCCAGTTTTACCTCAAGTTTCGCCACCTGGAGCGAGCGTTTGATATGCTCGCGGAGAGCGGATTCCACATCGTCGCGTGCAATTCATCACTCACCACATCTCCTCACAACAGACATACAGACGACAGAAACTGGTCCAATAACACGGAGTATGTCTTCTACCGTAAGTACAGTAAACAACAATGCTAGTCAGTGGTTATCGCTAAATCATAATCGTTTGTTGTCAGTTATTTAAACAACTCTCTAAAAACGCTGggctaaaaacaacccaagttgggttgaaaatggagaaacccagcgattgggttgttttaacccagcagttgggttaaatgtttgcccaacctgctgggcaacaataataatcaaaaggtgaacatttattaataagtacactctaaaaaatgcttgggttgggttgaaaatggacaaacccagcggttgggttaaatgtttcagttttatttaacccaactattactgtattgcttgcttaaaatgaacccaaagtaattaacatttattaataagtttaatgaataataattaaacaataaatatttgttaaattgcttattaataaatgttcgccttttgattattattgttgcctctagtaattatgtgtctgatttttaatttccaacctattttgggttcattttaagccaaccatatagtcatttttaaacaatagttgggttaaataaaactacccagcaggttgggcagatatttaacccaaccgctgggtttgtccattttcaacccaacttgggttgtttttaacccagcatttctTAGAGTGAATGATTGATTTAAGACTAAATCAATTATTTTGTCTTCGGTATTCAGAAACATTTGACCATTGAACTTTGAACCAGTCAGAATCGAATATAACAGCTCCAGCTAAGGAAAATCCAAATTATAAACCTTTAGGATAAAGTGTATTTGATTAAGAGGCACAACATGAGTTTGCACACTTTAGTACCACTAGGCGGCATATATAGTTTGTTCAATTATATCCTGATCAATTCGAATAAATTGTGCTCAATTCTATTGGTGACAAATGCACATTTCTTCAAGTAGCATATTAGTTTTTCCACTAAGAACATTGATAGAAGCTTTTGAGCCAATGCAGATGTGGAGAATTCCCTCAAGTATAGCTCTCAGGGATATGAACGGAGTGTGGTATGAATATTTCAGTAATCTGATGGTCATGTCATCCCTCCCTTCTCTCaccctctttttctctctcttatatccaaattgtatttaaatacaatttggATATAATTGTTCGCCAGCGCCTACCTTCATTAGTGGTTCACTTGACTTGCCTTTGTCTTAAATGAGAGAGATGTTGCAGCATATGGCCAATTAAAAATCACTTTGTGCTTAATTCCAAACGAGTCCCCTTGGAAAACCTAAAAACAGTGGGCCTGGAACGGAGAGCTTCTGGAGGACAGTCACAAGATTTTTGGGGCGAATGGACATATGGCTGCTTAATGATTTGTTCTCTGTCATCAGTGTAATTACTGCAGCATTCAGCCCCTCCCATAGCCCACACATAATGGAAGACTTGTGATGACAAATCAAGATATACAATAAAGATATGAGGAGTCATGCTAAATCTAATTTTTTCTAAATGCATCTTAAAGATCTTATAGTGAACTATTCATCTGTGCATATGTTTACCTCATaaagtttaatgtttaaaatgtcaacTGTGAAAACAACAGACTTCTCTTGGTTGACGTATGTAGGACTTCTCCAATGAAGTAGTGAACAGTTCAATGAATATTCACTTAAACCCCTGTGCAAAACCCACATATGAACATGCAATCAACAACCGATGCATTGAACCAAGTccccgtcctacattttttttctttttcagtctgATGTACAAATTTTATGAtgaataacttacattttagacaaaatattgcaGTTACTTTGTACATTTTTCAAGCAGAATTATTTGTTGTGTCTCACACTGTAGCATTCTTgtttcattcaagaatgaatcagtgtttttgaacaaattgattaagtaaatgattcaatgactcacttgtAAGGACAGTCatttgtttcattcctgaatgattCAACATATTTGACTGAATTGagtgaatgaataattcaatgaatTAGTGTGCCCGAAGGGGCGAAGACCCCTATTGAAATCGTTagttttcttcttattattattccgctcttgagtctatggcaacccatagaaccgtatggtaaaaagttatgaaatttggcacacagagtCTCTACTTCAAACCCTCTAGCACCACCAACAGGTTAAAgattcactcatgtttatgctcATTACTTTTGACGCGTAAGTCCTagaaactgttaaaaaaaaaaaaaaaaaatttttcctctgattccatGACTCATGTTGATTCGAATGCACTCAAGACATCATTTCCTTCATGAAAATgtttctgccattttgaattttccgaaaaacctacttttccGAACTCCTCCTACAGCGTTTGTCCAATTTGCACGAAATTGGTATGTAGCATCTACACACAATCCAGGCAAAAAGTtactaaaagatttttgatcGGCCGATCCGTTCTCCTATAGCGCATCAACAAATTTGACGGCGAGCACTCAAAAATGGATCTGATGCTGTATCTTCGCAATGATTTGATGTATTGACTCCAAACTTGGTATGTGTCATTACAGGCATGACTTGGGGGTACATGCACAGTAtcgtcacagcgccacctactggtgcagAGATaggaaaaatggctatttttgcttataacttttgaatgccTTGTCCTCATGACGATGGAAGATTCCTTGAGGCATGCCGAgttgaatgatatccaattttctttggtcggccattttgaattttgtcataaaatgctgtgtttttAAGAACGCATTAATgtatcattacgaaactcgCTTTGATTCATCAAGGTCATTTTCTGCGAGGACCTGTATAGTTTTAGGTCAGCGCACCCTAGTGGTCAAGAGATATAATAAAATTCATGCTTATAACAGATgaaaaattcaacatattgtcATTTGATTTACATCATTAGATTTGTTGGCTTATGCCGAGTCCGATACCAAATTTGCCATATTTTACCATACTTACTGTccgccatattgaattttattcaaaacctacattttcgaactcctcctacaaAATTTGTCTAATTTGTACGAAATTTGTTATGTGGCA
Encoded proteins:
- the kctd16a gene encoding BTB/POZ domain-containing protein KCTD16a, with the protein product MALTENCRTYQTPKDSGCAQSCSSDVVELNVGGQVYYTRHATLTSVPNSLLGKLFSTKKDISNALAQDIKGRYFIDRDGFLFRYVLDYLRDKNVVLPDYFPEKGRLKREAEFFQLPELVKILTPDDYTHSDFDEASQGSDQRLFPASYLDARDRRYGFLTVGYKSSCAFGRDADPKPRGIPKIFICGRVGLAKEVFGDTLNDSRDPDRPPERYTSQFYLKFRHLERAFDMLAESGFHIVACNSSLTTSPHNRHTDDRNWSNNTEYVFYRGPSGWSSSHCDCCCKSHKSEREGESGTSFNELSTSCSESQSEASSPQETVIVRPVTRQTNIQTLDRPVKKGPTPIPRRTDLLRVRTTGPRDVMAGKRKPAKEKLTPEQELEKCIQDFRRIKIPARFPERKYMWQSELLKKYQL